In Chlorobiota bacterium, the sequence AACGGCAGTGCCACCTCGCGCTTGCGTTGCTCGATTGCATCGGCGGAGTTATCGGTCCAGAGGTCATCCATGCCCGGGAATCCGACCTCGGTTGCCCACTCGGGGAAGTTGAACATCAGCCGCGTCCAATCGGTCTCGAACAAGTGATGCAGCCGCGCCGAATCGCTTCCGCCAACGCGGTTGACATCGGTGTAAAGATCGTCGAACTGCTTCCGCTGGCCGGTTGATTGCGCCAACAACGGAAGCATCCCCACCCACCCCAGCGCAAAGGCTACGGGGAGAACGCGGCAAAGGCGAACGGCAGCGTGTTGAGTAAGAAGCATGGCTCTGTTTGTTATAAGAGAAAAGAGAGTGGCAAAGATACGACGAGACCGGCGCGGCAACCCGTGGATGTTTTTTTAGGTTGTTGTTGCCAATCACGCGCCTGGCGATTCCCCCCCCGCCGCCTTCGTTATCCGGTCCAGCAGGCCTGCGGAAACTGCGTTTGGGTTGGTGAGGTGAACAATAATCTCCTCCATCCCCTCCCCCTCGGCATGGCGAAGCAGTTGGTAGAATGTTGCTTCGCTCAGCGGCTCGACGTGTGCTTCCTGGATTGCGGGGAATGGCGTTGCGTTGGTCAGCAGCAATCGGCGTTTGCCATCGGCGGGAAGCTGCGGGAACGCGCCAACATGAATGCGCAGCGGGACGCTTGGGGCGTAATGGCGATACTTCATTCCCGGGGAACGGGGCGCGTCGGGGTTGGTGGTGGATTGAATCACCGGCTGGCCCAGCACCTCGGCAATGGCTTCGGGGGAGACCGCGCCGGCGCGGAGCAGCACGGGGGCGGCTCCGCTCAGGTCAATCACCGTTGACTCGATCCCCACACGGCAGGGACCTCCATCCAGCACCGCAGCAATCCGTCCGGAAAGGTCATCAAGGACGTGCTGGGCGGTGGTGGGGCTTGGGCGGCCAGACCGGTTGGCCGATGGAGCAACCAGCGGCCCCGATGCCAGAAGCAACCGGTGGGCAACGGGGTGGTCCGGCATCCGCACGGCAACCGTTGGCAGCCCGGCTCGCACAATGGCGGGAACCTCCGGCCTGGAAGGCAGCACCAGCGTGAGGGGACCCGGGGTTAATGCCTGAATCAACCGCTCGGCACGCGGGGAAAGGAGCGCGCAGCGTTCGAACCCGGACTGCAGGGCAACATGGACAATCAGCGGATTATCGGCGGGGCGGCCTTTTGCGGCAAACACGTTGGCCACGGCATCGGCATTGAAGGCATCGGCCCCAAGCCCGTACACCGTTTCGGTGGGGAAGGCAACAACATCGCCAGCGCGGAGGGCCTGGGCGGCTTGGGCAATCGCGGTGGATTCGGCGATGGTGGCATCAAGAAGAATCGTCTGCATGGCGGAAAATACAGCCAGGAACCCCGTTTGTAAGACTTTTTACTTTGCCGCGCCCCCCTTCACCCCTATGTTTGTGGCTCATTTCTTTGGAGTACCCCCTTCGCTGGGATGATTCTAACGACCGAATAGAGCAACAACATACATTCAACGAACCTGAAAAGGAGACACCAGCAATGGCACGTCGCTGTGAACTAACGGGCCTGGGGCCAAGCTACGGCAAAAGCATCTCGCACGCGCACAACGTAAGCAACCGCCGTTTCATGCCAAACCTGCAAACCAAGCGGATTTGGCTGGAAGATGAGAAAAAATGGATAACGGTGAAGGCCACCGCAAAAGCACTGAAGACCCTTGACAAAAAAGGCTACCGTGCAATGATGGCCGAAATGAAACAGAAGGCCGGGAAGTAATTCCCTTCCCCCCCACCATCTGCTTCTTGACAATGCAACGCCCGGCTTCGCAACAAACGCGACCAGCCGGGCGTTTTGTTTTGCCGCGCTTGTAACTTGCGCCGTAGCCGCCCCGATTCTTGGGGGCCAAGTGACAAAACACCGAAGGCTAAAGACCTTCGGCTACCCGTGTGCTTCCCGGAGCCAAAGGCTCCGGTAGCGGCAGGTCTTTAGCCTGCCGAGAGAAGATCACACCGAAGGCTAAAGACCTTCGGCTACCCGTGTGCTTCCCGGAGCCACAAGCTCCGGTAGCGGCCCCGACCTTTGTCGGGGCCGAGAGAAGATGACACCGAAGGCTAAAGACCTTCGGCTACCCGTGTACTACCCGACTCAGCCGAGGCGGCTACCCGTGTGCTTCCCGGAGCTAAAGGCTCCGGTAGCGGCAGGTCTTTAGCCTGCCGAGAGAAGATGACACCGAAGGCTAAAGACCTTCGGCTACCCGTGTACTACCCGACTCAGCCGAGGCGGCTACCCGTGTGCTTCCCGGAGCCACAAGCTCCGGTAGCGGCCCCGACCTTTGTCGGGGCCGAGAGAAGATAACACCGAAGGCTAAAGACCTTTTAGCAATCCCGACGGAGGTCGGGGCGGCTACCCGTGTGCTACTTTCCGGGGCCAAAGGCAATCAATATTTACCAGCAGTATGATTGAGATTGAAGCGATTATTCAGTGGCTGCAAGGGCTTCCTCCGCTTGGGGTCTATGCCGTGCTGTGGTTTGTTTGTTTTATCGAGAACATCTTCCCCCCCTCACCCAGCGATCTTCTGATGCTGTTTATCGCCACACTGATCGGCTTCGGGACCATTGATTTTCTTCCGGCGGTGGGGGTGGCAACTGCGGGAAGCGTGATGGGATTTATTGCGGCGTTCTACCTGGGGCGGAACTACGGGCGGAGGTTAATGGAGTGGGGGAAGCTCCCCTTCCTTACCCCCGAATCGCTGAAGAAAGTGGATGCGTGGTTTGGGAAATATGGCTACTGGGTCATTATCGCCAACCGCTTTTTGGCCGGGACTCGGGCCGTGATCAGCTTTTTTGCAGGGATGTCGAACCTTCGCCCGCTCCACACCACGATCCTTTGCACCATTTCGGCACTGGCTTGGAATATCGGGGTGATCTGGCTGGGGTCGTTTCTGGGAAGCAACTGGGAGTATGGCCGGCAGATTCTGGACAACTACGGGATTGCCGTCACGATTCTGCTGGCGGTAATCATCGTGGTTGTGGTGGTCCGGAAACTGCTGCAAAAACGTAGCCAGAAGAATCAGCCAACCACAACGCCAAACGGGGAGCAACCGGCGGAACAACCACCAGCGGAGCAACCGGCGGAACAACCACCAGCGGAGCAACCGGGCGATCAGTCGTAGGTGACGATTGAGGGGAGGATGCGGCGAATGGCCCACAGCAGCTGGGCGGTGCGTTCGGGTTCCCGTTCGCGGTAGATTTCCGCAAGGTTCCGCAGCATCCTGGCCACAATCTCGCGGTTGCTTGCCGGCTCCAAGTAGCGTGGGTGATAGTTGATTCCCATCACCCGCAGAAGGTCGCAGCAATCCTGGTAGCTAAGGATCGCGCCGCCGTCGAAGGTGTCAATGAAAAAATTGTCGTCGCGCCCCTGATACTGCAACAGAAAGCGGGCGGGAAAGCTGATGCCAGCAATCGGCAGCCCCAGCCGCCGCGCCAGCAGCAGCACCACCACCGATAACGAAACAGGAATCCCCACACGGCGGTCCATCACGTTGTTCAGGAAGGAGTTGGCCGGGTCGTAGTAGCTGTTCTGCGCCGCGCCACGGAACCCTAACTCTTGGAACAGATACCGCCCAACCGCTTTGGCTCGAGAAAGGTCATCGGAGCTGTTGGCCACCACAAACTTCAACCGCTCGGCGAACCGATCCAACTGCTGGGAGTATTCCCGGCTTTCCAATTCGGGATAGGCAATCAGGGCCACGGCGAAGGCTGCGGCTTCCAGGTCAATATCTTGCTCCTCCTCCAATCCTTCCACCAACCGCTCAATCCCGGCACGGAACACCCCAACCGCAATGTTTCCCAGCGCGGCGCGTGCGTGCTCCAGCGCCACGGGGTTCGATTCGGTTTCCATCACCCCACGCAACGCCGGGGCGGCCGCCCCCCCAAGCTCCACTAACTTCCGCTGCACGGCGGTGGTGACGGCGGGATCGTCGTCGTCCAACAACGCCATCAAGGCGAGAAGGAGCGGGGATTGCTGATCGGTGTGCGCTGCCATGCGTTCGGCCCAGGCTACAGTTGATGGAAGTTGGTAAGGGTCTCGGTTAAATATGCAAAGGCATCGTGAACATCGTTCGAGCGGTGGAACAGGCTTAGATCATCGGGGGAGATGATCCCAAGCTCCACCATTCGCGGGAAGTTGATGATCTGATCCCAGAAATCGGTTCCATACAGCACAATCGGCAGGTGCTTCGTCACCTTTCGGGTTTGCACCAGTGTCAGCAACTCCATGAACTCATCCAGCGTTCCGAAGCCGCCCGGGAAGATCACCATCGCGTTGGCAAGCTGCATGAAAAAGAGCTTCCGCATGAAGAAATAATGGAACTCGAAGTTCAGCGTTGCCGAGATAAATTCATTCGGGAACTGCTCGAACGGAAGCGAGATATTCAGGCCGATAGACTCCCCTCCGGCAAGGTTCGCCCCACGGTTTGCGGCCTCCATAATTCCCGGCCCGCCGCCGGTGCAAATCACAAATCGTTTTTGGCTTCCGGGCGGGGTGTGCTGCTTTCCCCATTCGGTCATCAGGCGCGCAAGCTCCACGGCATCGGCGTAGTAGCGGCTCATGAACTGCTTGGTTTTCAGCAGGTCCAGGGTGGCAAGGTGAAGCTGGCGTTGCTGGCCGTGGGATTGCGCGATTTGCCGTTCGATGGCAGCAACCTCCTGCTCCACTTGCTCCGGCGGGGAAATCCGTGCGGACCCAAAGAAAACCACCGCGCCGGAAACGTTATGCCGAAGGAACCGCGTTGTTGGCTCGATATACTCGGCCATAATCCGAATCACCCGTGCATCGGGGCTGTTCAAGAATTCGCTGTTGTTGTAGGCTTTGGTGATTGGGCGTTCCGGCTGTTCGTGTTGCTCCGCCATGCGGGTTATCCTGTGGTACGTTGTTGGAGAATGGGGATGAAGTTTTTTCTGAAAAGAAGGCCCAGATTGAAGCCCCCCACGACCGCCGCAAATATAAACGCGCCTGGCGATACCCAAAGCGATCACCAGGCGCCTGCTTTTTTTCCCCTGCGAAGATTGAGTAGCGACCCCGATAATGGCCGGTCTCGGCCCCGACAACGTCGGGTAGCGGCAGGTCTTTAGCCTGCCGTGTGAGATAGGCACCGAAGGCTAAAGACCTTCGGCTACCTTTCGCAAGCGACCCCGACGGAGGTCGGGGCGGCTACCCTTGTACCCCCCCCCCCCGCTCCCGCAAATCCTCCCGAAGCGTTCCCCCTCCTTGGAGGGGTGCCCGACAGGGCGGGGTGGGTTCGGGGGAGCCACCGAACGGGCAGGGATTTTCCGTTGGACCCGGAAGATTCTAATCCTGAGATTCGGGAGTAGATGCGGTTTCGCGGGTGTCCCCAACCCACCCCCCAGCCCCCTCCCAAGAGGGGGAGCAACGCACAAGCAACCCCGATTTTATCGGAGCCAAGATGGCGCCGAAGGCTAAAGACCTTTTATCAACCCCGACGGAGGTCGGGGCGGCTACCAGTGGAACCGATTCTCGGAGCCAAAGGCTCCGGTAGCGGCCCCGATCTTTATCGGGGCCCAGTAATTGAAGACATAGGCGCCGAAGGCTAAAGACCTTCCGCTACCCTTGTAGTACTCGACGGCTACCTTTGCAGTATTCGCCCCCGACTTAGGCCCCCGCTACCTCTGCACCACAATCGCCGCGCTGCGGGTTCCGATGCGAACCAGATAGACTCCATTGCTTAGGCCGCCAAGGTCCAACACACACTCGCCGCCTTCGCCAAATCCCTGCTGCATCACCCGCTCTCCGTACTGGTTCACCACTTCCACCTCCTTCCCTTCACATCCTCCTTCACACTCCACTCGAACACGACCACTCGATGGGTTCGGGTAGGCACGCAACTCCCCCGAACCCTCCATTGCAACCCGCCCAACAACAACCCCGCTCGACTGCTCGTTCGTTAGCAATGCTAAATACGGTATCCGTATCCCCTGCTGCTCGTCTGGAGACTCTTCCCAGATCAGCAACGTATCTGACCATTCAACAAAATTCGATCCCCCAATCAATGGCCACTCACCCTTTACCTCCCCGCTTCTTGCGTCCAATCGCATCATCCCGCCGTTCGAGGAATCCCACTGCCCAGGCAAGGATTGGTATGATTTCCGACTAAACCACCCCGAGACCATCAATCCACGCGGCGATAGCTCCAAACGGGCGGCCCCGGTGTTCGTTGGCACTGGATACTTCGGCAACCACCGTAGCTCCCCGCTTGTCCGGTCGTATCCCCCAAAACCACTCCCATCTCCAATAATCGGACGGATCATCGGCGTCACCTCCTTCCCTAACCGAATCCCCGATACATAGACCAGCGTGTCGCCCACCGCCAGCGATTGCACCGTGGCGCGCGGCGGGAACATCGGTCCCTCCTCCAATGCCTCGCCACTGACCCCATCCAGCACCGCAAAACCGTTCCGAGGCTTCCCACCAATGGTGCTGAAAAGCCCGCCAACATACAGCCGGCCATCGCTGTAGGCCATTGCCGCTACCGGGCGGTTCGGGTTTGCTTGAAACGGCAGCAGCGCGCCGCTCTGCGGGTCCACTGCGGCGATATACCTCTGCGCCACCCCGCCGATGCTGTCGAAGGTTCCCATGATGTAGATCGCTTGGGGGGTGGCAACAATATCCTGGATCACGCTGTCGGGATACTCACCATTGACGACCGATGGGTTCCAGGGGAGGAGTTCGTGGGTGGTGGCATCGAAGGCACAGAGTCGCGAGCGGGGAACGCCACCCACGGAATCGAAGACACCCCCAACATAAAGGGTTGAGCCTTGAAGTGCCAACACATGGATGTGCGTATAAGGAACATAAAAAGGGTCCGACTGCATCCGGCTGCGGAAGCCCGGGTCCCACGGCGAGAGCGCGCCTGTGCGGAGGTCAACCTCAGCAATTCCGGATCGTGCCGTCAGCGGTTGGCCGATTGTACCGATTCCGCTGATCGTCATCAACACCCCGCCCTCCGATGCACCAAGAAATCTAGGTGGTACAAGGTATGCCGTTATGTTCATAAATAGCCTTGTATAGTTGGGGAGGCTTGGATTCCAGGGGAGCAATTGGCCCGTGGTGGTTGCAACTGCCCCAATCCCCCGAACCGGGATGCCCCCGATATTATTGATGCTGCCTGCGCAATACGCAATCGTATCCACAACCTGGATTGAGTGGACTGTTGGGGTAGCCTCGCGCACCGTTGGTTGCCACCCCTTGTTGGGGTTCCAGGGCAACACCTTGCCGTTCTCTGCGGAAAATGCTGCCATGCCGTTACGCGGCTCATCGTTCATTGATGAAAAAGAACCAACCGTATAAATCACCCCACCCACTATCGCCATGTCAGCAATAAAAAACGGATCACCTGGCTTCTCCAATAATAGTGGAGATGGTTTCCATATCCCTTCCTCTGCCGTCTCTATGTTCATGCTTCCATTGACAGTGAATAATTGGTCTTTCCATAGGAGTATTTTTTTGTTGATATAAAATGAAAAGTGATTTGTCAACCGATCTGGTATCGGTTTCGGCCACGGCTGCAACTCACCCTGGCCTTTGGAGACGCGTGCTATCCGTTTCTGGTAGCTACCGGAGACTGTGTCGAAAGACCCGCTCATAAATACTGCGGTATTCGACACCACTATGGAGTGTACAAAATTATTGACCCGTGGTTTCCACCGGAGTATTTCTCCGGTAGATATCCGGAGTGCTGCGGCATATTCACGTTCTAGGTCATTCATAGAAAAAAATCCACCAGCAACATACAGGGTATCTCCATCGGCAGCCATTGTGTTGATCCCACTGGCTCCATGTCCTGAGTCTTTAAATTTCAGAGGTATTTTCTGTTTTACGTTCCCATCTGCACCAAGCCACTGGAGTGTTCCATAATTTCTACCGAGGAGCGCGCTATCTTGGATATAGACCAACCAACCACCGTTGTATGGGATGGCAGCTTCGACATTTCGTGGGAAGAAGAAGCGAGGATTGGGTTGTGCGGTGTGAAGATCGAACAGGGCGGTTCCTCCGTTCCATCGGGCAAGCTCGGTGAATTTCCCTGCAAAAATCAGGCGATCATGGATTTTCGCGACATCCAAGACTCCATTATCGGGAGCTGGGAGCAGTGGCTGGACTTCCCATTGCTGCGCCATTGCGGGGGAAAAGAACGCGAGGAGCAGAAGGAGCAAAAGCGAGGGAGATATGGAAATTGTAGCGTTCATTGTAGTTGTGGTTTTTCGTGAATGGGTTAGAGCATCCGGCAGGTAAATGCTTACCTGCCGGATGGTTGTTGTGTTATTCCCCACAGGACAGCGTGCACTTGAAGAAGTCACCGATTACCTCGGTATAGATCGTCACGCTTGGCGTAGTGCCAGCAAGCATTCCTCCAGTAGCTACTACCGTAGTAGTGTTGGGCGGGAACGGATACACAGGTGTAGGGGTTTGTGGATAACCATAATTATTAGCACAAGGCTCACTACCTGATGGCTCTACTGATATAATATCAGTTTTAATGGTGCCATCAGGTTGTGTGCAAGCCTTGTACTTTCTAATGCAAGCGACTTCCGAGGGGCAATAATTAAAATACCATCCCTGGGTACTCTGCGCTCCGCTACCAAAATCCGCTGTTCCGACCCAAGCACCTTGTGCTACGCATTGGGCAGTGATAACCTCAACGAGATAGTCAGTCGGATTTTCAACACAAGGCTTCGGAGGGCCATCATTTAGGAATGCCCCTTCGCCGATCAGTTTGCCCACAACTAACTTAAGGTATGCGTTATAGTTTGTTAGGAAGTTTGCGTCAGGCTCAATACCATTATTTAAGCATGGTGACCCACCATCCCCGATAAATCGGAACTTGCTGATGGACATTCGGCTACGGGATAATCCTGCAACACCACGGCATACCCACTGAACGCAATACTCTACATCTATGTAGCAGCCGTTCCCCAAATCAAAGACCTTGTGATGGGCTTGCCATGCCGGAGCCGGCTGGCATTGAGCTTCAACATTAAAATTTGGATCTGGACATTGCGCGTTGGCGGTTGTTGTTAGGGCGGTTATCAGGCTGATGGCACAGAGTGCCGCTGTCAAAAGATTTTTCATCTGGTTGTTTGTTTTAGGTTTATGATACCTTTGCGTCGTGCTTCTGTTTCGGTGGCCCCGATCAGAGGCCACTGCTGTTCGATTCGGAGTTGCTAAGTATGTGGTAGTACTTCCAGCAATCCTATTGCTG encodes:
- a CDS encoding threonylcarbamoyl-AMP synthase, with amino-acid sequence MQTILLDATIAESTAIAQAAQALRAGDVVAFPTETVYGLGADAFNADAVANVFAAKGRPADNPLIVHVALQSGFERCALLSPRAERLIQALTPGPLTLVLPSRPEVPAIVRAGLPTVAVRMPDHPVAHRLLLASGPLVAPSANRSGRPSPTTAQHVLDDLSGRIAAVLDGGPCRVGIESTVIDLSGAAPVLLRAGAVSPEAIAEVLGQPVIQSTTNPDAPRSPGMKYRHYAPSVPLRIHVGAFPQLPADGKRRLLLTNATPFPAIQEAHVEPLSEATFYQLLRHAEGEGMEEIIVHLTNPNAVSAGLLDRITKAAGGESPGA
- the rpmB gene encoding 50S ribosomal protein L28 yields the protein MARRCELTGLGPSYGKSISHAHNVSNRRFMPNLQTKRIWLEDEKKWITVKATAKALKTLDKKGYRAMMAEMKQKAGK
- a CDS encoding DedA family protein, yielding MIEIEAIIQWLQGLPPLGVYAVLWFVCFIENIFPPSPSDLLMLFIATLIGFGTIDFLPAVGVATAGSVMGFIAAFYLGRNYGRRLMEWGKLPFLTPESLKKVDAWFGKYGYWVIIANRFLAGTRAVISFFAGMSNLRPLHTTILCTISALAWNIGVIWLGSFLGSNWEYGRQILDNYGIAVTILLAVIIVVVVVRKLLQKRSQKNQPTTTPNGEQPAEQPPAEQPAEQPPAEQPGDQS
- a CDS encoding transglutaminase family protein, whose amino-acid sequence is MAAHTDQQSPLLLALMALLDDDDPAVTTAVQRKLVELGGAAAPALRGVMETESNPVALEHARAALGNIAVGVFRAGIERLVEGLEEEQDIDLEAAAFAVALIAYPELESREYSQQLDRFAERLKFVVANSSDDLSRAKAVGRYLFQELGFRGAAQNSYYDPANSFLNNVMDRRVGIPVSLSVVVLLLARRLGLPIAGISFPARFLLQYQGRDDNFFIDTFDGGAILSYQDCCDLLRVMGINYHPRYLEPASNREIVARMLRNLAEIYREREPERTAQLLWAIRRILPSIVTYD
- a CDS encoding LOG family protein; its protein translation is MAEQHEQPERPITKAYNNSEFLNSPDARVIRIMAEYIEPTTRFLRHNVSGAVVFFGSARISPPEQVEQEVAAIERQIAQSHGQQRQLHLATLDLLKTKQFMSRYYADAVELARLMTEWGKQHTPPGSQKRFVICTGGGPGIMEAANRGANLAGGESIGLNISLPFEQFPNEFISATLNFEFHYFFMRKLFFMQLANAMVIFPGGFGTLDEFMELLTLVQTRKVTKHLPIVLYGTDFWDQIINFPRMVELGIISPDDLSLFHRSNDVHDAFAYLTETLTNFHQL